One window of the Shimwellia blattae DSM 4481 = NBRC 105725 genome contains the following:
- a CDS encoding response regulator, translating to MKDKWTISISSENAYILDSLEKTFSSAAEFQVVNVTNSGDVLMKCLQLRQPDIIIADFSVNTVDRNLTGFTNLTILRKKYPDIKVIVLTSLKNAGIFKMLLEHGAMAVISKNDPVKETEKACFTVMEQKKIYLSPGIQTILDNSDNSPKSSMLTAKELEVVRLFASGYTLSQIADRQNRTISTVSTQKWSAMRRLGITTNSELIRYAFSQGIIV from the coding sequence ATGAAAGATAAATGGACGATATCAATCTCATCTGAAAATGCATATATTCTTGACTCACTTGAGAAAACGTTTTCATCCGCCGCTGAGTTCCAGGTGGTAAATGTTACGAACTCTGGCGATGTGCTGATGAAATGCCTGCAATTACGCCAGCCGGATATTATTATTGCTGATTTTTCGGTAAATACTGTGGATCGTAATCTTACCGGGTTTACCAATCTGACAATTCTGCGTAAAAAATATCCTGACATTAAAGTTATTGTGCTTACTTCGTTAAAGAATGCCGGTATTTTTAAAATGCTGCTTGAGCATGGCGCGATGGCGGTAATCAGTAAAAATGATCCGGTGAAAGAGACGGAAAAAGCCTGCTTTACCGTAATGGAACAGAAGAAAATATATTTATCACCGGGTATTCAGACAATACTGGATAATAGCGACAATAGCCCGAAGTCCAGCATGCTGACGGCGAAAGAGCTGGAAGTTGTGCGCCTGTTTGCGTCTGGTTATACGCTTTCCCAGATTGCCGATCGCCAGAACCGGACTATCAGCACCGTCTCTACACAGAAATGGAGCGCCATGCGTCGCCTGGGGATCACCACCAATAGCGAGCTTATCCGCTATGCGTTCTCTCAGGGTATTATTGTCTGA
- a CDS encoding response regulator: MATVMILDDHPVARFAIRKLLDDAGHQVIAEGGDGLQGLLTIRQQQPDIVIVDIDIHSLNGIDLTERLRHQGYTGRVLVFSSRDAWHYISRCRQAGANGFLSKRNNLEQLTDAVRAILRDYAYFPFTAGYKNNPEEDMLTMLSGREFQVLTYLARGMKLVDIAGRMHISTKTVSTYKGRLLQKLAVSQTTELINFARRHNID; encoded by the coding sequence ATGGCAACCGTTATGATACTGGACGATCATCCTGTGGCACGCTTCGCTATCCGTAAATTACTGGATGATGCAGGGCACCAGGTTATTGCTGAGGGCGGCGACGGCCTGCAGGGGCTGCTGACGATTCGCCAGCAGCAGCCAGATATTGTTATTGTCGATATTGATATCCACTCACTTAACGGTATCGATTTAACCGAGCGGTTACGCCACCAGGGATACACCGGGCGCGTGCTGGTATTCAGCTCCCGGGATGCCTGGCACTACATTAGCCGCTGCCGCCAGGCGGGCGCCAATGGCTTCTTAAGTAAGCGCAATAACCTTGAGCAGCTCACCGACGCGGTCAGAGCGATACTGCGGGACTACGCCTACTTCCCGTTTACCGCCGGTTATAAAAACAACCCGGAAGAGGATATGCTCACCATGCTGTCGGGCCGGGAGTTCCAGGTATTAACGTATCTGGCGCGCGGCATGAAGCTGGTCGACATTGCCGGGCGCATGCATATCAGCACCAAGACTGTCAGCACCTACAAAGGCCGGCTGCTGCAGAAGCTGGCCGTCAGCCAGACAACGGAGCTTATCAACTTTGCCCGCCGCCATAATATTGATTAA
- a CDS encoding YnfC family lipoprotein codes for MRATPDILRGIITGLLALSVALPAAAVLKPEPFSPVMASFSNELEFDALRGKVKSFEQALYDSGDTPVMLARGEFDTRGCLMRYEKIDGVNNGKIKLTRNVADNTLISAYDKQRVIHLNDRCEVVSTDAKGDDAKDYIYDARGFLVKVKGHKDAWVYKEYFYTPEGMPKSVVYYGDEKDFLIITEPKKKLSEQWDFITEGLDDGKPVFQSVKKCLYDDRYNPTVCYLITAVVENGVQKKRVEQIHYIVKYY; via the coding sequence ATGAGAGCGACTCCGGACATCTTACGGGGGATTATTACGGGGCTGCTGGCGTTGTCTGTGGCCCTTCCGGCCGCTGCCGTGCTTAAGCCTGAGCCCTTCAGCCCCGTGATGGCGAGCTTCTCAAATGAACTGGAGTTTGATGCGCTGCGCGGCAAAGTGAAGAGCTTTGAACAGGCGCTGTATGACAGTGGCGATACACCGGTGATGCTTGCCCGGGGGGAGTTCGATACCCGGGGATGCCTGATGCGTTATGAGAAAATCGACGGCGTGAATAACGGGAAAATAAAACTCACCCGCAATGTGGCAGACAACACGCTGATATCTGCTTACGATAAGCAGCGGGTTATTCACCTGAATGATCGCTGCGAAGTGGTCAGCACGGATGCGAAGGGCGATGATGCAAAAGATTATATTTATGACGCCCGGGGTTTTCTGGTGAAGGTGAAAGGCCATAAAGATGCCTGGGTTTATAAAGAATATTTTTATACACCGGAAGGCATGCCAAAGAGTGTGGTTTATTACGGGGATGAAAAAGATTTCCTGATAATTACCGAGCCGAAGAAAAAATTAAGCGAGCAGTGGGATTTTATTACCGAAGGGCTGGATGACGGTAAACCGGTTTTTCAGTCAGTGAAAAAGTGTCTGTATGATGATCGCTATAACCCGACTGTCTGCTACCTGATAACGGCCGTCGTGGAAAACGGCGTTCAGAAAAAGCGCGTAGAGCAGATCCACTATATTGTGAAATATTACTGA